The Nymphaea colorata isolate Beijing-Zhang1983 chromosome 11, ASM883128v2, whole genome shotgun sequence genome includes the window TTATGTCAAGCTGAACCAGCATCACTTTCAATGATTAACAATTGGCAACAGAATTGGGACTCAAAGCTAGTTATGATCTGCAGAAACACATTAATCAGAGTCTGCATGTTCCCACTACCTTTGCTTGACATGCATTGTTAAATAGAGAACACTTGTGGCAATTTCACACTAACCGAATTCGTTATGTCATAGACAATTATGGCCGCAGCTGCTCCTCTGTAATACATGGGAGCCAAGCTATGATACCTTTCTTGCCCAGCAGTATCCCAAATCTCAAATTTGACGGTCGTGTCATTCATAGCTAATGTTTGAGAGAAAAAGGCAGCACCAATCGTTGATTCCTTGCAATgcagaaaaaacaagaaagaaattcaaTCATACATGACATGAAAAGCAGCAAACGATAAACTCGTAAAGTACAATTCACCAACCTGGAATTCAAGAAACTGGCCTTTCACAAACCGCAGAACCAGACTCGATTTTCCAGCGCCAACATCACCAAGGAGAACCTAGTGGATGCCAAAACAACAGTAATTCGACTAAGATACACTACACAAGAGGGGTTAAACCACCAGAAAAGAATCCAATCTGTAGACCTACAAACGGAAATTGGTTATCAGAAAATCTGGTCTCTATTATCAGATAAAACACGTTGATCATAGGGGAACAGCATGCCAAACGAGATCGCAAAGAAGTGGCTACTGCCAAATTaacaaatcaaagaaaaaatcacATAAGAAGAAAGTCAATAAGAGGAGAACATCCCTAGCACAAACTTCCAATTGACTAAAGCTAGATCAACCTAAATAACCATGCAATTGGAAAACAGCTAACTCAtcttaaaacaaaatttcaattgaatcCTCAGTCgggaaagaaagattttaaagaGAACCCCTAAGAAAGCAggcaaagaaaaatcaaaacgCATAATTCAAGCGAACGCGAGGAAGCCCCTCAAAATCGAAAGGTTTCAACAACACATACAACCAAAACaattaatgaagaagaaaccaaaaacaagaaaaaagttaGAACCGCACCAGCTTTGCACTGCGAGTCTTGTGCCCAATAGTCGCCATCAGCTTGATGGCTCGAGCAAACCTCCctaatatgagagagagagagagcgagagagagagagagatttatgaTTGAAAACTGGCCCCGTTGCCACGTCCTATATGATGCCAGCAGGCTCAAAAGTAGAAGAGGAATCTGGACCGTCCATCTCCAGATAGACGGTTCAAATGGCACTGCAATGAAGTCAATCGAGCTGTTGTCGACAGTTCGGGTCCAACGCTAACTAccgtttggattcaaatctagTAAACCTTTGACCTACTTCAACTTAAAAGGCCATCGACGAGTCAAAAGCTTGCTCATTTTACTCACTATTATATACCCATCGACCCCATCTGGTAAGTATACTCAGTATTATATACGATTTCCTCTTCCGTAAAAACTAAACCATAAGCCTCTTAAACTCTAAAGCATATGGCAGGAATTGTGTAGGCGCACTTCAATGCCATGAAACTTGAGCTCACCACAACCATGTCTGTTTGAGTTGAATAGATTCTGTTCGAGTTAACTTGGTCAATTCACTTTTATAGTTCACTTTCTAGCACAAACATGCCTTTGGAGATGAAAGATGAAAGTTGGTGGAGATAGACGGACTCTTGGTTGGAAATTCCTTGGTccattaacaaagaaaaaacatttgtACATGCCTTTTAATAGCAAGCCGTTAATCTCCTCCAATGCCCAcgagttctctctctcctgccagTGCAAAATAAATGCCCTTTGAATAAGAGGGCGTTAAATGGTCCATGCATATATGCAAGCACATAATTGCCCATCTATAATACAACTATGTAGAAAATCTTCTGTACGTCACTATATGATAAAGTAAAATTGTGAATATGTAGAAACTGAATGTATATGTTGAGCAATGTATTCTTACATTGTCAAGGTAAGTTGCCATGGTACATTTTATAGGACATGTCAAAGGCTACTTGGTCGATCTAGCTTTTGATATGCATAGCAGTAAATTGCGAGACAATATATAAAATTCATTAAGTTTATTATGGTTGTTAAAATAAATCGCTACTATGTAGATAATATGTGTTGAATGATATGTCACACTGCATACATTCGCTACAACAAATTGAATACACATTGATGGATGGCCTAGCATCGGGTAATTGCTTAAAAAGCAGCCGATGGAGTATAATGTTAGCAAAGAGTAGAGCATCCAATTGATGGGCCTGCCATATTTGCTCATTTTGGAAGGAGGATCTGCTGATGGAAGCTTGTGGTTGGGGGAGTGCTGCTTGTGC containing:
- the LOC116264938 gene encoding ras-related protein RABF2b-like isoform X2 → MINVFYLIIETRFSDNQFPFVLLGDVGAGKSSLVLRFVKGQFLEFQESTIGAAFFSQTLAMNDTTVKFEIWDTAGQERYHSLAPMYYRGAAAAIIVYDITNSVSFTRAKKWVQELQVQGMVVALAGNKADLLEQRRVNTEEGQAYAQENGLFFIETSAKTATNVNEIFYEIAKRLPSVQPLPNPGMVLVDRPAHGAASATCCS